The genomic region taccacagttcacgacaattCCACCACCACTCTGCTGGAGTACCTCCATCGGAGCCTGAACCTCCGCGGGACGAAGTACAACTGCTTGGAAGGCGGTTGCGGCGCCTGCATCGTCAGAGCCGCCAAATGCCATGGAGATGTTCCACGAGGCGTCAATTCTGTAAGACTATACtataccacagttcacgacaattCCACCACCACTCTGCTGGAGTACCTCCATCGGAGCCTGAACCTCCGCGGGACGAAGTACAACTGCTTGGAAGGCGGTTGCGGCGCCTGCATCGTCAGCGCCGCCAAATGCAATGGAGATGTTCCATGAGGCGTCAATTCTGTAAGTCTATACTATactacagttcacgacagttccACCACCACTCTGCTGGAGTAAGGGATTGGGCTGCgtatagatgagtcagtcagtcagtgagtcaggatATTTATTTTCGCTTTGCTAATTAGTTAAGTAAATCGTTTAGTTAAATCTCTACCAAACTGAGTATGCTtcaacaatatttatattttgtaatactacttagtacttactattgggtaaacagttttattatttagttaataTCTGTCATTATCAGTGATGTACGTGGTGATTCTTACGTCTCTGTCTATATTTTGTTGTCTATCTGACACCGACCCCGTATAATccagttccaaactttcctgcctCCTAATCGTATCTCggtaaatgatattttttttgttttctataactatactaatatttttgaattcaTTTTCAATCGTTATTTGCTGTCCAACTTTTCCCGATGTACTTACACATTTTAAACATGTTAAACGGTCAACATCTATTAAATTGTCCATCATAATTTTTTCAGTGCATGGTTTTGATAACATCATGTCAGGACTGGGAAATCGAAACTATAGAGAAAGTTGGAAACCGGTTGGATGGGTATCATCCTCTGCAGAAAACCCTCGCGGAGACAAACGGGTCACAGTGTGGGTACTGCTCTCCGGGGATGGTCATGAATATGTATAAATGACCTTAGGAAGCCCATTTATTTCTCTTCATTTATTTGTCTATGTCAATGTCATCACTTATCTATGTCTATGATCACATAATTTGAATCTGCCGCGCATTGACCCGAGagagctgtcaagtgtcaactgtcaggttgttattttattaaaacgttagctgtgcgagtgaatttcgaattataatataaaattagaatttaaagtttaaacaatacctaataaCAGTGAAATAATAGCTTCAATTGTTGTTTCTCTTTACAGGTAAGATAATCTTTAACAACTTATGTGTTTGGTTCTTGTAAAATGTCAGGgcgttaataaaacataatactctttacagagcaacgcaagatcttttatttcacaagagtgtttataaacacattatatatgtataggtaaaatgaaaattttatatttttattacttctgcAATGATGAAGTGGCGcaattatagcctcaatagctcaacaatTGAGGAGCTTACTGAAATGCGAAAGGTCGGCgtggcggttcaaaccccatccgttgctctattgttgtacctactcttaacacaagctttatgcttagttggaggggaaagaggaataaTAGTCATTATTATGTCATAATGCATGAATGACAGCTTCCAATGTTAAAAACCAAGATCTCTTTAGGTTACTGAGCCATTGATGGTAAATTCCTCTGACAAATTCAGAAGCAGGTACTTGCTGttgaagtttatttaaataaaaattaagctttctatttctattctattgaagCACCTATTAGTTTTACTATTATAGTAAGTGACATTATCGCAGTAGCAAATCTGGTGATAAAATCCAGCACTAGAAAATCTATTGTAACAAAAAAACAGTACCGATTCCAAAGAGCAATTTagtatagtaattttataagTCCATAACTCTCTATGTTCATTCTAGTGCAGAACTATTGAATCAGTGTAAGGGAATCGTGTAATTTGGGTATTTATAATTTACACTAATTGAATGCTTCATTTTCAGTCTGATGAAATCACGAAAACTGACAATGATTGAAATCGAAAAATCACTAGGTAGCAATGTTTGTCGATGTACAGGATACAGACCAATATGTGATGCCTTCAAGAAATTTGCGTCAGATGCCCCTAACCCTTTGGATATACCAGATATTGAAGATTTGAAAGTATGTGAAAAGTCTGGAGAAGTCTGCTCTGAGACTAGTTGTGATGAACACGACTGGTGTGTGGTATCTCGGAATGAAGTTATAAGTGAAACATTGCACATAAGATTATGTGATGATAGAGACTGGTATAGAGTATTTACGTTATTGGAAGTGTTTGTTATATGGCAACAAAGAGGGACTCATTCTTACATGCTTGTTGCTGGAAATACAGGAAAaggtaaaaaaaccggccaagtgcgagtcaggctcgcgcaccgagggttccgtactacagtcgaattttttcgattttttgcacgataaatcaaaaactacgatgaaaaaaaataaaaataaaaatctgtttaagaatgcacaagtgaagcccattcatatgaaaccccacttgatatagttatcttacttcgaaaattgaaaatactaattattagttcatgaccacaattcagattttttccccttttgtctgctataagacctacctacctgccaaatttcatgattctaagttaacgggttcttgacagacagacagacagacatacatacaacgaagtgatcttatccTTAtagttccgttttccttttgagatacggaaccctaaaaatgtagcaGATTAGGTCTAACTAAATCTAAGAAGAAATGATAATGTTATTAAAACTATcgataataatacctatagagTTGTAGAAGatgaataattaataactacAAATGCTTAAGTAGTACAAAATAATACTGTATATAAAATAGTAACATGTGTTTTTCTTAGATTAATAGaccattttactttttaggtGTATATCCAATTTTGGAATATCCGAAAATGCTTATAGATATCAGTTGCATATCAGAATTAAAAAGTTACTACATGGACCAGAATTTAGTGCTTGGTGCTGGAGTTACTCTTACCGAAGTTCTAGATATATTTAAAGCTGTCTCCAGTTTTGATAATTTTGACTATCTCAGAGTGCTTAATGATCACATTAATCTTGTTGCTCACGTTACAATTAGAAACGTATGTATGCTTTTCGAATAGTTGTTTTTTTGActctgtggcggttgccacagtaggaactagatggcgctgttcaatcgataacatttcatggcGTAGTCCTGAataaatgtaccgccgacagtactcgcactaacggaatTTTCttcaatctggactatatatagaagtttcaagatacaaccatCAGCTGGCGCCACCGAGCATAGCCAACCGCttggtgggagatctccctttggtacggtcaaGCCTGCCTGCACATCGCTCCCGTACAGTTTCAAagatattactagcttatgctcgcgacttcgtccgcgtggactacacaaatttcaaatccctatttcacccctttagaggtttaattttcaacaatccttacttagcggacgcctacgtcataataggtatctgcatgccaaatttcagccctatctgtgcagtagtttgagctgtgcgttgatagattagtcagtcagtcaccttatccttttacATATAAGATTTCGTGTAACTTCTATAATGTCATTTGTTTAATGGAATTTCCTATTGTTTCTACTAGCTAGGGACTATTGCAGGCAATTTGATGTTGAAACACCGTCATCGTGACTTTAAGTCAGATATTTTTCTGCTTTTCGAGACTGTTGGTGCTCAATTAAAAATAAGTGAGTATTTATTACATCCATTGATCTATGCTAATTTcgtgtatttttaaaatgttcattacgaaagcttttataattAACACTAACTGCTTCTTTTTCTTATCATTTTCAGTGGTATCTGCCGCAACATATAAAATTTTGACAATGCAAAATTTTTTGAATGAAGATATGACGGGCAAAATCATTATGAATGTTCTTTTGCCACCGCTAAGTTATGAGCATAAATTAGTAACCTACAAGGTAGAATAAGTAGACGCTTTATTTACTAGTTATTATGCATTTattaactaactagctgatgcccgcgacttcattcgcgtagaattaggttttttattaatcccgtgagaactttgattttccgaaataaaaagtagcctatgtcactctgcagatctttatctatacccatgccaaaaatcacgtcaatccgttgcaccgttgcgacgtgattgaaggacaaaccaacaaaccaacaaacaaacacactttcgcattcataataagggtaaTTTAGATACGTGaaagaaattaaatttatttgaaaatgaaTTTTAGATTATGCCTCGAGCACAGAACGCACATGCTCTGGTTCACGCTggctttatttataaaattgacCCATCAGCCAAAGTCCTAGGCTGTAGAATAGTCTACGGAGGTCTTTCTCCAACATTTATCCGAGCGACGAAtactgaaaaatatttaattggaAAAAGCTTGTTCAGGAATGAAACGTTACAAGGAGCTATAGATGTATTACGGAACGAGATGGTGGTAACAGAAAGCCTTCCTGATCCACCAGTTGAATACAGACGAGGAGTTGCTTTGGGATTATTTTACAAGGTAAAGAAAATGAAATGggaaagtttttttattaatgttatagactaaaataatgtttctgCACCCGATTATAATCATTATGAGCATCGGTGATTTGTAAACTGAGAAATGTTTGCTAATGGATAATAATACGCATTGGATAGTTTACCTGATTACGATTTCTGATAGTTTATAATCTACCCCGACTAAACTGATTAGTTTATGGAGTTATTAATTATTCAATCAGCGCGCACCTTGttgattttatttgtaaactacCTAAAATATATATGTCTAATAGTATATcgtaaattttatgaataattataaaataaaatcctaaatttatgattattttacaatattttgtcAGTTTATAATTCTACATTAATTTTAACTTCatttttttgatatatattttatacttctTAGCTTTGATATGGTatagcaataattataatttttaaactagATCCTACCACAAATCCATACCACATCCTAACAGTGCTCACGACTGCATTGTGTCATTGCGTCTTGTGGTAAACTAGCAGAGGATTTCACTATCCTTTTGCTCGATTCTTAAATTGTGTATTGCAGGGTCTTCTTTCAATATGTCCATCAGACATACTTAATCAGAGGTATGTGTCCGGAGCTATAAAGCTGAACGAAACGAGACCTGTTTCAGAAGGACGCCAAATATTTGACACTAATCCTTCGCTATGGCCGCTGAATCAAGCCATTCCTAAACTTGAAGCATTAGTAAGTACATCATTTTTTCTTTAGTATTTTATATGTTTTCTCAATGTTAAGTGTTTAGTACCCTTCTTAAAAAAGGagtggaaaaaatattttgatacaaAAACTGTTTTGATATAGAATTCATTTTAGATACAATGTGCAGGCGAAGCTACATACACAGAAGATGTACCATCTCTTCCAAGAGAAGTCTTTGCAGCATTTGTTCTAACTACAGTAGCTTTGGGAACAATAGATAAAATCGATCCTGGCCCAGCTTTGGTAAGCAAAATGtctgttttttaataattacactTGAATCTAAAAATTTGagaatttattacctactaatctttttaaattatatgtATTTTCATCCTTCATAGCAAGAACCTGGAGTTATTGCATTCTATTCGGCGGCAGATATACCTGGCGAAAATAGTTTTACACCGCCCCCTAACATATTTAACACCATAAATGAAGAGTTACTATGCAACGGAGAAGTCAAATATTTCAATCAACCTCTGGGTATTATAGTAGCTGAATCTCAAAGTATAGCACAAAGAGCTGCTAGTTTAGTTCATGTAACTTACATAAATACGAGAAGGCCTGTTACCGATGTGAAAATAGCTAAAAATGACCCTACCAAAGTTACCTTGCTAAACTCAATCGTGGCGACGAAAACTGGAAATGATATAACAAATGTAATAAAAGGTGACAATACAATTTACTGGCAGTATCACTTCAGTATAGAAACGTTAGTGTGTGTAACACATCCGATTGAGGAAGGTTTAAGAGTTTATTTAGCATCGCAATGGATTGATGGAGCACAGCAAGTGCTTCATAGAGcactgaaaataaatcaaaacaggTATTTTAGAAGAGCCGGATTTAGAAGAGACATTGTTTGCAAAATATGAGGACCGTGATTTGATATGTTATGTTTTCTTAAGGTTACAAAACTCTATGTCTTTGATGTTGCCGACAAGTTTAATGGTCTCAAAGATTTTAAGATGTCTTGTTGGAtattttttgaaacctaaagtgtgggatatcaaaataaaagcatattttaatgtagataacgggtacataccgcgattgatttgatgtttttatgtgtcgatattaaaatataaataataatgttaaacCGCGAAAAatgcttaaaatcattagaaaataaAAGTAGTTCACTAGTTGGACCTAAAGGCCCTTTATCTTTGGCTAAGGTTGGGTatgggtaatttttttaaatatcatccAAAAAATGTTTACGTCATCATTTTTTGAAATCACAAAACATGCCGTCAACATGAAAATCTCTTCTAATTCAAACATCTTTTTGACCTAAATAGTACACAACAAATTTCGTTTACAAAAATAGCAGTCCTCATATTTTGTAAACGAAATTCCTTTTATATCTTGTTATACccgtatttagatttttcaataaTCGTTTTGTTAATCTCGatgattttttttagtattgACGTTCACGTTCGTCGGCTTGGTGGCAGTTTCGGGTATAAAATAACTCGTTCTATCCAAATATCCACAGCTTGTGGTTTGGTCTCGTACAAACTCAATCGTCCTTGTCGATTCATTCAATCTGTTACTAATAACTTCAGAGCTATGGGAAAAAGAATGCCGTGTGCTACAAACTTTGAGGTAAGTATTAGAACTATCAGACATTTTGCTGACTTTGAGTTCTACTGTAGACACTTACTAATTGTagtaacttttaatttagatgtaaaaaaaatatttttttgtattgactaagaaatatttttttttacatctaaattaaaagtttcaAAAAACAACTTTAGCCATATTTTGAGTTATCCATAAAATATGGTCATCATCATTTCATTCAAAAACTTCGCTCTTGTTAGAACTCCTCAATATAATCAGCTATTGTTGTCGATTTTGGTAATTTCTTTTAAGCTCTTGTACATgctttttgtatttttcttATTTGGTGCTTGGTAGGCATTTTCTATTAGCGATAAAACCGCGAATTCTAATAATGATTCtatattgttttttaattatgtttacCTTTCTTCAATTAAAATGTCTTGCATAAAATAATACTTCGTGATATTAATTcattattccgaagaaaaatgCAGATTTACTCATTGGTTTAGTTATTAATTTTCGGAGCAAAGTTAAATAGCTTACTTACTGTTTTAGATTGCAGTAAATGGAAGTGGCGTTATTCAGTACGTAAATTGTGAACTGTATGGCGATAATGGTTATGTATTTAATGAACCTTTACTTTTGTTGGGTATTGATGTATTCAATAATTGTTACAATAAAGAGTCTTGGAATTACAAAGTTTACAATGCAGTGACTGATACCCCGTCAAACACTTGGTGTCGTTCTCCTGGTAAGATTTTATACcacatcaattttattattttaatagttatattaaaaaaatcaatataatttttgatactaTCTATTAGGTTCTTTGGAAAACATAGCTATGGCGGAAGTTATACTagaaagaatatcttataagtTAAATTTGGACCCATTTGATGTACGTTTGGCTAATTTAGATACAGTTAATCACCGTGATTTACAAGAAATGGCAGAAACGATGAAAAATAACTCGCAATACGCTGAAAGAAAAGCTGCAGTTGAAAAATTCAATTCAGAGAATAGATGGAAGAAGCGTGGTTTAAGACCCAGTTTTCTTCGATGGACCCCTTTAGGGTATCAGTATTTGGATATAAATATGTCCGTTTATAATGATGACGGTAGCGTAGCAATTTCACATGCCGGTGTTGAAATGGGCCAAGGGATAAATACAAGAGCTGCTCAAGTATGTgcttattttctaaaaatacctTTGGAGAAAATTCAAATAAAGCCAAACGATACCACAATTGGACCAAATGTCCTTCCGACTGGTTCCAGCTTGTCGTCTCAAAATGTTATTATTGGTGTTCGAAGATGTTGTGAAGAACTGTTGAAAAGATTAGAGCCAGTCAGGAGTCAGCTAACTAATCCCACTTGGgaagaattaattaaaaaggcTTATGAAATGGAGATTGATTTACAAGTTCACACTTTAGCAAACACACAAGATATTGTGAATTATCCAATTTATGGAATAGCTCTGGCTGAAGTCGAAGTTGATGGACTTACCGGAGAGTGGCAGTTTATAAGAGCAGATATACTTGAAGATGCTGGTCGAAGTGTTAATCCTGAAATTGATGTTGGGCAAGTAAGTTGaataacttttaattttcatgaaatAAAAACAGCATTTCAAGCAGAAACTAAATATGTTTATGTATTTAAGGTAGAAGGTGCTTTCATCATGGGAACTGGTTATTGGACTTGTGAAAATTTAGTGTTTGATCCTAACACAGGAGAGTTGCTTACGAATAGAACTTGGGATTACTGGGTGCCTCAAGCCAGAGATATTCCACAAGATTTGCGTGTTTATTTTAGACAACGGTCTTTTAGTAGTGATGTTATTCTTGGATCGAaaggtgatttttttaaatttaaaaccttGCAAAAATTCTAATACTGTAGTGTTGGAAGCCAATAACGTATCACTGATTTTAGCAACTGGCGAACCGGCTACGTGTATGGGAGTTGTAGTATCTTTTGCATTGAGAGCAGCCATTGCAGCCATGAGGCTTGAATCTGGGCTACCTACTACTCAGTGGTTCCCAATAGGTGGgtgattttaaattataatttctttaccgactttaaaataaatgtgaaCTGTGATTCATTCGtgtataaatccatactaatattaaaaatgcgaaagtgtgtctgtttgtctgtctgtctgtctactcgTCCTTGctagaatattttttaattttactaaataatattttcatattttttttattacagacGGTTCTTTCACCGTGGACAAGATTGGTCTGTCATGCGCAGTCAAGACCgcagattttaaattttattaataaatgacTCATTCGGACTTCACATGGGTAggtttcatcatcaccatcattatcatcaactcatcgctagcttactactgagcatgggtctcctctcggaatgagaagggtttggccataatctactaGTCATAACTCTGCGTGTCCAGGATCATTCCCCGCATCCCCCAACTgagaggccgacgtcttaaccactaggctatcacttaTTATGGGTGAGTTTACtatagattaaattatttagtCTAAAGAATAGGAACGTCaacataatattagatataatattataaacattatcTTTTCAATCTTATCAAATTTTCTAAATGGTGGTTTTTGTTGGATTTTGACTTTGTAATTTCTGTAGTTGAAGGACTTTGTTTCAGAAATCTGAAGTtctgttattttttaataaaaaaatctctttacatacttgttttaaaacatttattttatttatcaatgtacgaagtaaaaaataaataaaccaaacAAAGAgaacaatattaataattaactgTTGCTATAAAAAAATGCCAATCACCAGTTGTTAAGtactaaatatattatgtgaagTGAAAcatctaaaaacaaaaatatctcaGAATAGTTAAATCTGCAAAAGTGGTAAATGCAagtaaagaataaaatattattattacacaatAAATAAACCTTAAAGTCGTAATCAcaaagaaataattattataacttgtTAGTACGTAGTAGTGTTGTAAACTAAATGATGACGTTGATAACTGAACAATAATCTCTTGTAGATGAAATCAGCACAAGAAACGTGTTAAAAGCAAAACTCATTTCTTctttattaaaatctaaattcatcTAATCTCGTAGCAGTCGCCGTACAAATCTTGTCCACAGTATACGGTCCATCTGGAAAAAAATTAACGATTAGATAGAAAATTTAGATAACTTGAAATTGTTAacttaatgaggaagtttcagggacagcttcaataaaattttcatagatgtctcttgaatatttcgcataggtcgccacgaaagaggaaaaataatacctttatgatctatgctttaatgtttaggtcgtgtcaatcaatgatatagatgaagagtaagagctagcgtgcactgcaattttccttaagtttcttccccacaaaatctgtgaactataataggtaattaattaatttcgcaaccgatttaaatttaaaaaattaaagcatatatgatatagatataggtattatttttcgtcgtctttagtggtggtcatatattcagcgccatctatgaaaattgtcTCAAACGTTGCcgggaaacctcctcattgctGGACAAACAAGAAAATTAGTCAAGTCAAATTAACAAGTCGGATCTGCATATGAAAGGTTCTGtatcattgtacaaaaacatttaattcccttgacgggtcttgacaagcagacagacagaatccAGTAACTCTTTGTgacgtttgatgtcatctgtccacctccAGTAGTTGGAATGGGGAAGGGGCAATGTCGAAGTTATCGAAGTTACCCGAACCCAGCCGAGTTTGATTCAGCAGCTACTTTTCCTTCAAATTGGACCTACCTAGTTGGATTGTGTGTACACAAGCACTCGTCTACAATTTGAAATAGATGAATGCACAGCCGAAAACTATAAAGACGTAAGTTCTAAGTAATGTTACCTATCTGGAACCACTGTGTAGCTGGTATCCCGGAATCCAGGCGTGCGGCTGTTATCGCTGCTTTCATCGCAAAAGGTACAACAATACCCAGACATGAACCTGGCTCACCGACACCTAGAACAGAGCTTTGAAATTATTCTCGTGTTGAGAAACGAgagaccgactgactgactgatctatcaacgcacaactgaaACTAGTGGACATattgggctgggcatgcagatagctattatggacgtaggcatccactaagaagggatttttgtaaattcaacccagGGAGTAAAattgggggttgaaatttatgtagtccttgcggacgaagtcgcgagcataaataagctagttacaaaataagattttttttgttttctcatAATAATTGTTTCTCATAACGATTAAAATCAAATTGAGACTCGATAGAACGCCACGCTCGAACAATTTGGTGATCACTCCGCAAAAGAAATTGCTCAGCTTACAACACCGACGCAATGTCGTCTGCTTATCGGTCTTGTATCGGATTTACTTTGGAGAGTGTGCTTAGGAACTCCACAACCTTGTTTCTCCTTCACCATTCCTCCTCCACAACCACCACAAAATAGCGAGAAACCATGAACGTTGGCATCCTTATGTGGTTGACATTCAATTCACTTGCACAAAACGTTTTTGCAACGTTTTTGAAACGAACCGttaaggtgtggaatgcccttccagcatccgtgtttcctgcaacctaaataccttcaaagcaTAGGCATCTTACATGCAAGCATGCTCCAACCTAGACAATATTATGAATTATCGTCAGGCACAAGACTAGTTTCATCAAGATTTATAGTCTAATCCAATATTATAGTTATGTTTGATTTATAGTCTAGTCTCATACATTATAGTCTAATTCTACTAGTCAATTGTTCAAATATGTCGATTGCTTCAGTTAACCTGGTTTTCTCTGAAACGCTGGTCTACACATTAAAAAACAGAGAGTAATAACTTTAGGTACGCGAATATCACAGTTTCACAAAACTCACCTTTAGACCCAAAGACGACATCACTACTATAACTTCGCTTCTTAAAGTATATCCTCATATTTTGCGGAATGTCCAAGGCTTGGGGGACCCAGTATTCCCACGTACGGTTAGTCAACAACTCCCCGGTGTTCGGCTCGTAAACCAAATTCTCGCATGTCCAGTAACCGACTCCCATTATAAATGCACCTTCAACCTGTTGCAAACGGGCAAAAAGTTGTTAatggataaaaatattaaaatcttcatcatcattatcatcattatcaatcgatTGACGAGCACctctggacataggtttcttgtaggaacttccacacatcggctcgtctgatgtcgtctgtccatctagtaaAGTTTCTTCCAACCACCATTCACCAGGTCagggtcaccattccagcaccttatgATCCCAATGTCTACCGACTTTTTTTCGTATtcattattcatatttttatttgccAAATACTGTAATTATGTGATCTGgctttcaaactatgtgccctgccaataggcagggcacatagtttgaaagcCAGATCACAACACCTGAACAGAGAGAACAGATTGGCAATAGCCAATTCAGCTTCACAACCAtaagctatatcggttactctgttCTCCTTTTTTCTGATTTGACCttatagagaaactccaaacatagcgTTTTCCATCACTCCCTGAGtgactattattataaacttaattactgattaatttaatagtttttaaaaacctcaccTGTCCAATATCCAAATCAGGGTTAAAACTCATACCAACATCTTGAACAATATCAACTTGTATAATTTGCGATTCACCCGTTAAAACGTCTATTTCAACTTCTGCTAATGCTACTCCACCTACAGTATAATCCACTACATCAGCTGAAGTAGTGTAACCATGTACTTGTAAGTCAACCTGCGAGTCATAAGCTTTTTTCGCCAACTCTGCCCAAGTAGGATTGGTCATCTGTTGTCTTATAGGTTCAAGTCTAGTTAACAGTTCATTGCAACATCTTTTTAGTGCAAACGTAATGTGCTGAGTTGTTAAACTGCCGCCAGTGAAACCAGCATTGGGTGCAATCACAGTATCATTAGGCTTTATCTGAATCTTTTCAACTggtattttcaataaatatgcACAAGTTTGAATTGCCTTCGTATTAACACCTTGGCCCATTTCTACTCCAGAATGTGTTATAACGACGGTACCGTCATCTGAATACAGAGTCATATTTACGTCAAAGTTAAGGTATCCGTATGGAGTCCAGTTAATGAAACAAAATCTTAGCCCACGTTTCTTCcatctattatttttattaaatgtttcAACTGCTATCTTGCGCTCATAATATTGCGCGTTATTTTTTATCGTTTCAGTCATATCCTTTATATCACTATGTTTCTCCATATCCAAGTTTGCTAAAGCTACATCAAGCGGATCTAAATTTAGTTCAAAAGCTATTTTTTCTATCATCAGTTCACCCATTGCAATATTTTCTAGGGTACCTGTTCAAGTAACATTTAATCATTAAATTGATGAAAGATTTATATTATGCATATTTTTTTGCCAAAGCCTGTGATTGCCTAGtagttaggatgtccgccttctaatcggaggtcaggagttcgataccgggcacgcacctctaacttttccgagttatgtgagttttatttaattaaatatcacttgcaacggtgaaggaaaa from Maniola hyperantus chromosome 16, iAphHyp1.2, whole genome shotgun sequence harbors:
- the LOC117989670 gene encoding uncharacterized protein gives rise to the protein MDKVTFQVNGCRYSVGSEVSSTTTLLEYLRRSLNLRGTKYNCLEGGCGACIVSAAKCHGDVPRGVNSCMVLITSCQDWEIETIEKVGNRLDGYHPLQKTLAETNGSQCGYCSPGMVMNMYLLLMKSRKLTMIEIEKSLGSNVCRCTGYRPICDAFKKFASDAPNPLDIPDIEDLKVCEKSGEVCSETSCDEHDWCVVSRNEVISETLHIRLCDDRDWYRVFTLLEVFVIWQQRGTHSYMLVAGNTGKGVYPILEYPKMLIDISCISELKSYYMDQNLVLGAGVTLTEVLDIFKAVSSFDNFDYLRVLNDHINLVAHVTIRNLGTIAGNLMLKHRHRDFKSDIFLLFETVGAQLKIMVSAATYKILTMQNFLNEDMTGKIIMNVLLPPLSYEHKLVTYKIMPRAQNAHALVHAGFIYKIDPSAKVLGCRIVYGGLSPTFIRATNTEKYLIGKSLFRNETLQGAIDVLRNEMVVTESLPDPPVEYRRGVALGLFYKGLLSICPSDILNQRYVSGAIKLNETRPVSEGRQIFDTNPSLWPLNQAIPKLEALIQCAGEATYTEDVPSLPREVFAAFVLTTVALGTIDKIDPGPALQEPGVIAFYSAADIPGENSFTPPPNIFNTINEELLCNGEVKYFNQPLGIIVAESQSIAQRAASLVHVTYINTRRPVTDVKIAKNDPTKVTLLNSIVATKTGNDITNVIKGDNTIYWQYHFSIETLVCVTHPIEEGLRVYLASQWIDGAQQVLHRALKINQNSIDVHVRRLGGSFGYKITRSIQISTACGLVSYKLNRPCRFIQSVTNNFRAMGKRMPCATNFEIAVNGSGVIQYVNCELYGDNGYVFNEPLLLLGIDVFNNCYNKESWNYKVYNAVTDTPSNTWCRSPGSLENIAMAEVILERISYKLNLDPFDVRLANLDTVNHRDLQEMAETMKNNSQYAERKAAVEKFNSENRWKKRGLRPSFLRWTPLGYQYLDINMSVYNDDGSVAISHAGVEMGQGINTRAAQVCAYFLKIPLEKIQIKPNDTTIGPNVLPTGSSLSSQNVIIGVRRCCEELLKRLEPVRSQLTNPTWEELIKKAYEMEIDLQVHTLANTQDIVNYPIYGIALAEVEVDGLTGEWQFIRADILEDAGRSVNPEIDVGQVEGAFIMGTGYWTCENLVFDPNTGELLTNRTWDYWVPQARDIPQDLRVYFRQRSFSSDVILGSKATGEPATCMGVVVSFALRAAIAAMRLESGLPTTQWFPIDGSFTVDKIGLSCAVKTADFKFY